In Musa acuminata AAA Group cultivar baxijiao chromosome BXJ3-9, Cavendish_Baxijiao_AAA, whole genome shotgun sequence, a single genomic region encodes these proteins:
- the LOC135581995 gene encoding pathogen-related protein-like isoform X1: MAVEGDKYRSYLVGEGEKDTHWRHGAPPTYDLVNKLFEEGRTTEWPKGSLEETVQNAIKTWEMELSHKTRLGDFKSISPAKFKFFVNGRKGLTGEETLALGSYNALLQTSLPPEFQYYKADAETFESSHDVFRMAFPRGFAWEVLRVYSGPPAVAFKYRHWGYMEGPYKGHAPTGELVEFTGVAVLKVDEQLRAEEVEIYYDPGELFAGLLKGEVISGVDSVDTTASKLQPCPFLKGDP; this comes from the exons ATGGCCGTCGAGGGCGACAAGTACAGATCTTACCTGGTCGGAGAGGGAGAGAAGGACACCCACTGGAGGCACGGCGCCCCTCCCACCTACGATCTCGTCAACAAGCTCTTCGAAGAAGGAAGAACCACG GAGTGGCCCAAAGGGTCTCTGGAGGAGACGGTGCAGAACGCCATAAAGACATGGGAGATGGAGCTGTCGCACAAGACGCGGCTGGGGGACTTCAAGTCCATCAGCCCCGCCAAGTTCAAGTTCTTCGTCAACGGGAGGAAGGGGCTGACGGGGGAGGAGACGCTGGCGCTGGGGAGCTACAACGCCTTGCTCCAGACCTCCCTGCCGCCGGAGTTCCAGTACTACAAGGCCGACGCCGAGACCTTCGAGTCGTCACACGATGTGTTCCGGATGGCGTTCCCTCGTGGGTTCGCATGGGAGGTGCTCCGCGTGTACTCGGGGCCTCCGGCCGTCGCGTTCAAGTACAGGCACTGGGGCTACATGGAGGGCCCTTACAAAGGTCATGCTCCCACCGGGGAGCTCGTTGAGTTCACCGGTGTGGCTGTTCTCAAG GTGGACGAACAGTTGAGGGCGGAAGAGGTGGAGATCTATTACGACCCCGGCGAGCTGTTCGCAGGCCTTCTCAAGGGAGAGGTGATTTCTGGTGTTGATTCTGTGGACACCACAGCTTCGAAGCTTCAACCATGTCCTTTTCTCAAGGGCGATCCGTAG
- the LOC135581995 gene encoding pathogen-related protein-like isoform X2 gives MAVEGDKYRSYLVGEGEKDTHWRHGAPPTYDLVNKLFEEGRTTEWPKGSLEETVQNAIKTWEMELSHKTRLGDFKSISPAKFKFFVNGRKGLTGEETLALGSYNALLQTSLPPEFQYYKADAETFESSHDVFRMAFPRGFAWEVLRVYSGPPAVAFKYRHWGYMEGPYKGHAPTGELVEFTGVAVLKFYGVRSHAGGRTVEGGRGGDLLRPRRAVRRPSQGRGDFWC, from the exons ATGGCCGTCGAGGGCGACAAGTACAGATCTTACCTGGTCGGAGAGGGAGAGAAGGACACCCACTGGAGGCACGGCGCCCCTCCCACCTACGATCTCGTCAACAAGCTCTTCGAAGAAGGAAGAACCACG GAGTGGCCCAAAGGGTCTCTGGAGGAGACGGTGCAGAACGCCATAAAGACATGGGAGATGGAGCTGTCGCACAAGACGCGGCTGGGGGACTTCAAGTCCATCAGCCCCGCCAAGTTCAAGTTCTTCGTCAACGGGAGGAAGGGGCTGACGGGGGAGGAGACGCTGGCGCTGGGGAGCTACAACGCCTTGCTCCAGACCTCCCTGCCGCCGGAGTTCCAGTACTACAAGGCCGACGCCGAGACCTTCGAGTCGTCACACGATGTGTTCCGGATGGCGTTCCCTCGTGGGTTCGCATGGGAGGTGCTCCGCGTGTACTCGGGGCCTCCGGCCGTCGCGTTCAAGTACAGGCACTGGGGCTACATGGAGGGCCCTTACAAAGGTCATGCTCCCACCGGGGAGCTCGTTGAGTTCACCGGTGTGGCTGTTCTCAAG TTTTATGGTGTCCGTTCCCATGCAGGTGGACGAACAGTTGAGGGCGGAAGAGGTGGAGATCTATTACGACCCCGGCGAGCTGTTCGCAGGCCTTCTCAAGGGAGAGGTGATTTCTGGTGTTGA